One part of the Aspergillus fumigatus Af293 chromosome 7, whole genome shotgun sequence genome encodes these proteins:
- a CDS encoding MFS transporter translates to MLSAWGTGEHLDTSRLARTHSNPPWANQMAGDTRLRGESPTVLGETADTISSRSGTSNYPKLKSSNFRRICQRPLLVFLGWLTQISTIIPLRINARARRFDRATTMEEKASNTDSTAPAHPNSRLPQQSISSAPVLAQGPKTECTEKGTATEGSLTDPACQADDDSEIVKWDGENDPELPLNWPASKKWRNVVMVSALTFVTPFASSMFAPAINQVMVEMGTSNRDIGSFGVSIYLLGYAFGPLVLAPCSELYGRLIVYHISAALFILCNVACALSISMPMLIIVRFLTGLVGAAPLTIGPGTVADCFRQEQRGRAMAIWTMPVLLGPCLGPAIGAYVSRSLGWRWNFWLLIIVSGAVSLFCLVFQRETHAPTLLKRKAARLRKSTGNPNIRHDDRTTISRSQLITTSIVRPVKMLFLSPVVFGLSLLTAVAYGTLYLFFTTVTDVFASRYGIITNVGLIYLGCGCGQFAGLFILGLVSDAIVRRAARGGEMKPEYRLPPTILGGSMIPIGLLIYGWTAEYRVFWFVPVLGTFLIGFGMITVFTPVGTYLVDAFPMYAASATAANTVFRSVGGAFLPLAGPRMYSSLGQGWGNTLLAGISLLMMGMIFMSLKYGERLRTHPKYQIKL, encoded by the exons ATGCTGTCAGCATGGGGGACAGGAGAGCATCTCGATACTAGCAGGCTGGCACGAACACACTCCAACCCGCCATGGGCGAACCAAATGGCGGGCGACACAAGGCTTCGCGGAGAGTCCCCGACGGTGCTCGGGGAGACTGCCGATACAATTTCCAGCCGGAGTGGCACATCAAAT TATCCTAAATTAAAATCCAGTAACTTCAGGCGAATTTGTCAGCGGcctcttcttgtcttcctcgGTTGGCTGACCCAAATATCAACGATCATTCCACTCCGAATCAACGCACGCGCGAGGCGATTTGATCGTGCGACGACAATGGAAGAAAAGGCCTCGAATACGGACTCGACAGCCCCAGCACATCCTAACAGCCGGCTCCCGCAGCAgagcatctcctcggccCCCGTGCTGGCACAAGGACCCAAGACCGAGTGCACCGAGAAGGGAACAGCGACGGAGGGGTCGTTGACGGACCCGGCATGCCAGGCAGACGATGACTCCGAGATTGTCAAATGGGACGGCGAGAATGATCCTGAGCTGCCACTCAACTGGCCAGCCTCCAAAAAATGGCGAAATGTTGTCATGGTCTCGGCGCTGACGTTTGTGAC GCCGTTTGCGTCGTCCATGTTTGCCCCGGCTATCAACCAGGTAATGGTAGAGATGGGCACCTCGAACCGCGACATCGGCTCGTTTGGCGTGTCGATCTACCTGCTTGGTTATGCATTCGGACCTCTCGTGCTGGCACCCTGCAGTGAACTATACGGGCGCCTGATTGTCTATCATATTAGTGCCGCGCTCTTTATTCTCTGCAATGTCGCTTGCGCGCTGTCCATTAGCATGCCTATGCTAATCATCGTCCGTTTCTTAACCGGTCTTGTAGGCGCTGCGCCGCTGACAATCGGTCCTGGTACCGTTGCGGATTGCTTCCGACAAGAGCAGCGCGGGCGTGCCATGGCCATCTGGACAATGCCTGTGCTGCTTGGGCCTTGCTTGGGCCCAGCGATCGGAGCCTACGTGTCGCGTTCGCTGGGTTGGAGGTGGAACTTCTGGCTTCTGATCATCGTG TCCGGTGCAGTGtccctcttctgcctcgtctTTCAACGCGAGACCCATGCTCCGACGCTCCTGAAGCGCAAAGCCGCCAGGCTGAGAAAATCGACGGGCAACCCCAACATACGCCACGACGACCGTACGACCATATCCCGGAGCCAACTGATCACCACCAGCATTGTCCGGCCCGTCAAGATGCTTTTCCTCTCGCCTGTGGTCTTCGGACTATCTCTGCTGACCGCGGTTGCGTATGGAACGctctacctcttcttcaccacgGTAACCGACGTCTTTGCATCGCGCTAcggcatcatcaccaacgtGGGCCTTATATATCTGGGCTGTGGCTGCGGTCAATTTGCCGGCCTCTTTATCTTAGGGCTTGTGTCCGATGCAATCGTCAGGCGAGCAGCCCGAGGCGGCGAGATGAAGCCCGAATACCGTCTGCCACCCACGATCCTGGGCGGATCCATGATCCCGATCGGCTTGCTCATATATGGCTGGACCGCCGAGTATCGGGTCTTCTGGTTCGTGCCTGTTCTGGGCACATTTCTCATAGGGTTCGGCATGATAACGGTTTTCACCCCGGTTGGGACGTACCTAGTCGATGCGTTTCCAATGTACGCTGCCAGCGCCACCGCTGCTAATACGGTCTTCCGCAGTGTGGGGGGCGCGTTTCTTCCCCTTGCGGGTCCTCGAATGTATAGTAGCCTTGGTCAGGGCTGGGGAAATACGCTTCTGGCCGGTATATCCTTGCTTATGATGGGCATGATTTTCATGTCCTTGAAGTATGGAGAACGGTTGAGGACCCATCCAAAGTACCAAATCAAGCTATGA
- the tub2 gene encoding tubulin beta chain codes for MREIVHLQTGQCGNQVGAAFWQTISSEHGLDESGLCNASSDQQLERMNVYFNEVGNSKYVPRAVLVDLEPGTMDAIRSGPHGALFRPDNFVFGQSSAGNNWAKGHYTEGAELVDQVIDVVRREAESCDYLQGFQITHSLGGGTGAGMGTLLISKIREEFPDRMMATFSVLPSPKVSDTVVEPYNATLSVHQLVEHADETFCIDNEALYDICTRTLKLSSPSYGDLNHLVSTVMSGITASFRFPGQLNSDLRKLAVNMVPFPRLHFFMVGFAPLTSRGAQSFRAMSVPELTQQMFDSRNMMTACNFQNGRFLTCSALFRGKISMKEVDDQMLSIHTKNSGYFVEWIPNNVQTALCSVPPKGLKMSATFVGNSTSVQELFQRVATQFTAMFRRKAFLHWYTGEGMDEMEFTEAESNMNDLMSEYQQYQEASISDGEEQPYAEEAAYEAEE; via the exons ATGCGTGAAATT GTTCATCTTCAAACCGGCCAATGC GGTAACCAAGTTGGTGCTGCCTTTTG GCAAACCATCTCCAGCGAACACGGCCTCGATGAGTCCGGCCT GTGCAATGCCTCGTCCGACCAGCAGCTGGAGCGGATGAATGTCTATTTCAACGAGGTCGGCAACTCGAAATACGTCCCTCGAGCGGTCCTCGTCGACTTGGAACCGGGAACCATGGACGCGATTCGCTCCGGCCCCCACGGAGCCCTTTTCCGACCTGATAATTTTGTGTTCGGGCAGTCCAGCGCCGGCAACAATTGGGCAAAGGGTCATTACACGGAAGGCGCCGAGCTGGTGGATCAGGTCATTGACGTTGTTCGCCGTGAGGCGGAGAGCTGTGACTATCTGCAAGGATTCCAGATCACCCATTCTCTGGGCGGCGGAACGGGCGCGGGCATGGGCACGcttctcatctccaagatcCGGGAGGAGTTCCCTGATCGGATGATGGCCACATTCTCGGTCCTGCCATCCCCCAAGGTCTCGGATACCGTGGTGGAGCCGTACAATGCGACGCTGTCGGTCCACCAGTTGGTCGAGCACGCAGATGAGACCTTTTGCATCGACAACGAG GCGCTCTATGATATCTGTACGCGGACGCTGAAGCTGTCGTCCCCGTCGTACGGCGATCTCAACCATCTCGTTTCGACGGTCATGTCCGGCATCACAGCCAGCTTTCGGTTCCCCGGACAGCTGAATTCCGACCTGCGGAAGCTGGCGGTTAATATGGTTCCCTTTCCCCGGCTGCATTTCTTCATGGTGGGCTTCGCGCCATTGACCAGTCGAGGAGCCCAGTCCTTCCGCGCAATGAGTGTCCCGGAACTCACGCAGCAGATGTTTGATTCCAGGAATATGATGACGGCGTGCAACTTTCAAAACGGCCGCTTTCTGACCTGCTCGGCTCTTTT CCGCGGCAAGATCTCCATGAAAGAAGTCGATGATCAAATGCTCAGTATCCATACCAAGAACTCCGGCTACTTTGTGGAGTGGATCCCAAATAATGTTCAGACCGCCCTCTGCTCGGTGCCTCCCAAGGGCCTGAAAATGTCGGCCACTTTTGTGGGCAATTCCACATCCGTCCAGGAGCTCTTCCAGCGCGTGGCGACCCAGTTCACGGCCATGTTCCGCCGCAAAGCCTTCTTGCACTGGTATACCGGCGAGGGAATGGACGAGATGGAATTCACCGAGGCGGAAAGTAACATGAATGATTTGATGTCCGAATATCAACAATACCAGGAGGCCAGTATCTCCGACGGAGAGGAGCAACCGTATGCCGAGGAGGCGGCATATGAGGCCGAGGAATAA
- the exg14 gene encoding glycoside hydrolase family 3 protein, with amino-acid sequence MGEICPRREDFDIDYILKNASLLEKVSLLAGYDFWHTAPLPRFNVPSVRVSDGPNGVRGTKFFDGVRAACLPCGTGLAATWDQSLLYDAGVLIGQECLAKGAHCWLVPTVCIQRSPLGGRGFESFAEDPYATGKLAAAYIRGAQSTGVISTIKHFAANDQEHERISVNAVMSERALREVHLLPFQIAIADSAPGAVMTCYNKVNGQHLSESKEMLDGLLRREWGWKGLIMSDWFGTYSTAEALNAGLGLEMPGTTRLRGPLLELAISSRKVSRATLDERARTVLEFVQRARKAEVSAVESTRDFPEDRRLNRKLAADSIVLLKNESGLLPLNPQTLTSVALIGPNMKTAAFCGGGSASLQPYYSTSPYQGITSQLPPGVEVLYETGATSYAFIPELEASEVRTPEGQPGLRMRFYRDPPSVQERRVLMGFSNPELDRLFYADIEAELIAPATGPFQFGLAVYGSASLFLNDQLIIDNTTVQRGGTFFFGKGTLEETATVDLVQGQSYQIKVQFASGPSSKLVKPGVVNFGGGAGRLGMVQVVDPERAIARAVEAAKRADITILGVGLTRDHESEGFDRSHMDLPPAVASLVTAVLDVAPDAILLTQSGTPFSMLPWADLVKTHLHAWFGGNELGNGIADVLFGVVNPSGKLPLSFPRRIEDTPTYLNFGSERGQVTYGEGIYVGYKLLRKSPTSCALSIRARFVVHLLCVLRFDGRHRVRYTECSKLGRRGRSGSSPAVYRGRSNNVVNRTSHQGAQRISKGGFAAR; translated from the exons ATGGGAGAGATATGTCCTCGTAGGGAGGATTTCGATATTGATTACATTCTCAAGAACGCCTCGTTACTTGAGAAGGTTTCCCTTCTTGCTG GCTATGACTTTTGGCATACAGCTCCCCTACCACGGTTCAACGTTCCCTCGGTCAGAGTCAGCGATGGTCCCAACGGCGTTCGAGGAACCAAGTTCTTCGACGGCGTCCGCGCCGCCTGTCTTCCTTGTGGCACCGGCCTCGCCGCCACGTGGGATCAGTCTTTGCTTTACGATGCTGGGGTGCTCATCGGCCAAGAGTGCCTAGCCAAAGGTGCTCACTGCTGGCTAGTACCCACAGTGTGTATCCAACGGTCGCCCCTTGGGGGCAGAGGGTTTGAGTCTTTCGCGGAGGACCCATATGCCACCGGTAAACTTGCCGCCGCGTACATCCGAGGTGCCCAGTCCACCGGCGTGATATCCACAATCAAGCATTTCGCCGCAAACGACCAGGAGCATGAGAGAATTAGCGTCAATGCCGTCATGAGCGAGCGAGCTTTGCGCGAGGTTCATTTGTTGCCCTTTCAGATCGCTATCGCCGATTCCGCGCCGGGCGCCGTCATGACATGCTACAACAAAGTCAACGGACAGCATCTTTCGGAGAGCAAGGAGATGTTGGACGGTCTGTTGCGCAGGGAATGGGGCTGGAAGGGTCTCATCATGAGCGACTG GTTTGGAACGTACTCGACCGCCGAGGCTCTCAATGCCGGCCTTGGCTTGGAGATGCCGGGCACCACTAGGCTTCGAGGACCGTTACTGGAGCTTGCGATTTCGAGCCGCAAAGTCTCCCGCGCGACGCTGGACGAGCGCGCCAGGACCGTGCTCGAATTCGTTCAGCGAGCCAGAAAGGCCGAGGTTTCGGCCGTTGAGAGCACACGAGACTTTCCCGAGGATCGCAGGCTGAACCGCAAACTTGCTGCCGATAGCATTGTCCTTCTGAAGAACGAGTCCGGGCTGTTGCCGCTCAACCCGCAGACGTTGACGAGTGTCGCCCTGATAGGGCCAAACATGAAGACTGCGGCGTTCTGCGGAGGAGGTTCGGCGTCGCTTCAACCCTACTACAGCACCTCGCCGTACCAGGGAATCACGAGCCAGCTCCCGCCGGGCGTCGAGGTTCTTTACGAGACGGGCGCTACCTCGTATGCCTTCATCccggagctggaggcgtcAGAGGTGCGCACGCCGGAAGGCCAGCCTGGGCTGCGAATGCGCTTCTACCGAGACCCGCCCTCCGTCCAAGAACGGCGCGTG CTGATGGGCTTCTCCAACCCGGAGTTGGACCGGCTCTTCTACGCAGACATTGAAGCCGAGCTGATTGCTCCCGCCACTGGTCCTTTCCAATTCGGCCTGGCTGTCTATGGGTCTGCCAGTCTCTTTCTCAACGACCAGCTTATCATCGACAACACGACTGTGCAACGAGGTGGCacgttcttcttcggcaaAGGCACCCTGGAGGAAACGGCCACGGTGGATCTTGTTCAGGGTCAGTCGTACCAGATCAAGGTGCAATTCGCGAGTGGGCCTTCCTCCAAGCTCGTCAAACCTGGAGTGGTGAAtttcggcggcggcgccGGTCGCCTGGGAATGGTTCAGGTTGTCGATCCGGAGCGGGCGATCGCCCGGGCCGTTGAGGCCGCGAAGCGTGCCGACATCACGATCCTGGGGGTTGGGCTGACGCGAGACCATGAATCAGAGGGATTCGATCGGTCCCACATGGATCTTCCTCCGGCCGTTGCCTCCCTGGTCACCGCTGTCCTGGACGTGGCGCCGGACGCCATTCTCCTAACCCAGAGCGGCACGCCGTTCAGCATGCTTCCGTGGGCCGACCTTGTGAAGACGCATCTCCACGCATGGTTCGGGGGGAACGAGCTCGGCAATGGCATTGCTGATGTATTGTTCGGTGTGGTCAATCCCAGTGGAAAACTCCCGCTTTCGTTTCCGCGACGAATCGAAGACACTCCGACATATCTCAATTTCGGAAGCGAGCGCGGGCAAGTCACTTATGGCGAGGGCATTTACGTGGGTTACAAATTACTACGAAAAAGTCCGACGAGCTGTGCTCTATCCATTCGG GCACGGTTTGTCGTACACCTCCTTTGCGTACTCCGATTTGACGGTCGACACCGCGTCCGCTACACTGAATGTTCGAAACTCGGGAGACGTGGCCGGAGCGGAAGTAGTCCAGCTGTATATCGCGGCCGATCCAACAACGTCGTCAATCGCACGTCccatcaaggagctcaaAGGATTTCCAAAGGTGGCTTTGCAGCCCGATGA